Genomic DNA from Cupriavidus pauculus:
GCGTGATTGTCACGGTTGCGAGGAACCGTGGTTGCACCGAGGCACCCGCGTCGGGTGCCTGAGACACCCTTGCCGATACCCGGAAGCCCTTGTAGATGGCATTGTTTTGAGACATGTTGGCCTCCTTTCGCCATCGAGCATACGCCCTATACCTCAAGGTGTCCGATTTACTTTCACGACGGCCTGCACGTGCGCGCATGGTAGTGTTGCGGCTCACGTACCCTGAAAGCCCACGCAATGCAGATTTTGGTCGACGCAGACGCCTGCCCGGTCGTCGTCAAGGACATGTTGTACCGTGCCGCGCAGCGGGCCGAAGTGAATCTCACGCTCGTGGCAAATCAGTACCTGCGCACGCCGCCGTCGCGATTCATCAAGGCGCTGCAGGTGCCGTCCGGTTTCGATGAGGCCGACAAGCGCATCGTCGAGATGGCGGAGACCGGAGATCTCGTGATCACCGCCGATATTCCACTGGCCGCGGCGGCGCTGGAGAAAGGTGCGCAGGTGCTCGACCCGCGCGGCGTGTGGTTCAGCCGCGAGAACATTCAGGAGCGACTGACCATGCGCGATGTCATGGACCAGCTCCGGGCTTCGGGCATCGATACTGGCGGCCCGCCCCCGTTTTCGCCTCAGGACGGCAAGGCGTTCGCCGGCCAACTGGACCGGTTTCTCGCTCAACAGGCAAGACGATAAGCGGCGCGATAACCAGGCCGCTCGATCACGCGCTCAAACCCCTGACATCGATTCGCCGGGCACCAGCCCGCCGATGATATCGAGACCGCGCTGCACCGCCGCGCGCTTGGCCACGCCAAGACTTTCCCAGTTCTGCTCCGGCAGCTTGAACACGCGACCGTTCGCGCCCGACGGCGTTTCGCCTTCGCGGCAGATCACGACCGACGCGCTATACGTGCGGTCAGGCTTGCGCTCGTTCCATTCCCGTGCGGGCGCGTCGAACTTGTACACCAGCGGATAGATGTCGAAGCCATTGGCGCGCGTTGCTGGATAGTTATCCATGTATTCCCCCACTTTTATAGAACCTCGTCCACTGTACGCCTGTTCTGTTGCCGCACTGAGGTTTATTTTCCACGGACGAACTGTAACCGCCGCGGTAATCGCCGCGCTTTGTCGTGTGCACGATAAGGCGCAAACGATGGTGGCTTGCCCTACTCGCCAAACAGGTCCTCGGCGGCCACCACATAGGCGCGCACGCGATCGCGAATCACCTGCTGCCAGTCTTCGGGTCCTGGCTGCCGATAGACCCAGCAGCGGATACCGAGATAGAAGATGCCCCCGTGCATGCCCCAGATCAGCTCGTTCTCGCGCTCGGTGGGCCGGGCCCGCAGCGACAGGCCCAGATGGCGTCGCGTCTCGCGCACGATGCGCGGAAACAGCTTCTCTTTCAGCAGCGCGAGGTATTTCTCGGGGATATAGCCGTCGCTGAGCCCCGAGAACACGAGGATGCGTACCCACTCCGGTGTGAGGATCGCCTTCGCGTAGTCGAGGTAGAACTGCGTGAGTTTCTCCTGCAGTCCCGGCCCCTTGTCGTCGAAGCGCGCCTCCCACTCCGCGTTCCAGCGGCCAAGGTAGACCATCTCGTAGACGCGCTCGATCAGCGCCTGCTTGGTCGGGAAGTAGTGATACAGCAGCGGATGCGTGACGCCGATTTCCTTGGCGAGATCGCGCGTCTGACCTTCCAGTCCGCGTTCCGAGAAAAACTTTACCGCGCCTTGCAGGATCTGGAGTTCGCGTTCCTCTGGCTTGAGTCGGCGCCGCACTTTCTTCTCGTCGTCGGTGGTCATCGGGTGTCGCTGGGCCTTGGGCACGGGAATGGCGGATAGGCCGTCATGATAACTGCTTGGCGCGCCCTGCCGCCCGCGCGATCCATGCGGTGCAATGCCGGTATTTTCGCCAACTTGACTTTATTGACCAGTGGGTAAATACTGAAAAAAATAACGAGCGGTACGGAGACAAGGACTCAGGATGGAGCTTGCCGGAGAACAGATCATTCATGCGCCACGCCAGCGGGTATGGGCGGCGCTCAACGATCCGACGATTCTTTCGCGCTGCATTCCCGGCTGCGAGGAAGTCAGCCAGATCTCCGATACGGAGACGCAGGCGCGCGTGCAGTTGAAGATCGGCCCGGTGCGCGCGCGGTTTGGCGGCAGGATCCTGATGTCCGATATCGACGCGCCCAGCCGCTGCCGGCTGACGTTCGAAGGCGCGGGCGGCGCGGCGGGCTTTGCCAAGGGAAGCTCCACGGTCGAGCTGACCGACAGCGGCGCGCACACGAGCCTTCGCTACGCGGTGGAGGCATCGGTCGGCGGCAAGCTTGGGCAGATCGGCGGGCGGCTCATCGATTCGTCGGCGAAGAAGATGGCCGACGAGTTTTTCACGGCGTTCGATATCGCGCTGCGCGATGACGGCGCCGCGGCGAACGGGAGCGCCACGTTCGCTCCCTCCCCCGCAGCGAGCTCCAGCGTCGTCTCCACCGGGCGCGCCAAGTCCGGCGCCAATCCCGGCGCCAGGTCCGGTGCCAGGTCCGGTGCCCTCTACGGCGAACTGCAACGCGCGTTCTGGTTCCTGTTCGGCGCCGCGTTCACGTTCGCGATCATGCACTGGCGGACCTGACCGTCCCAAACGACCGTGAAAGCGCCTCCCTTCGATTTCGTCCGGGCGTCCTCCGTCCCCGAAGTCCTGTCGCTGCTCGCGCAGCACGGCGACGACGCCAGGATTCTCGCCGGCGGCCAGACGCTGCTGGCCACGCTCAATATGCGGCTTTCCGAGCCGCGCCTGCTCGTCGATATCAACGACCTCCCGGGACTGAGCGGTATCTCGCTGCAGAACGGCTACGTCCGCATCGGCGCCCTGACCCGCCATGGCGAGATCGAAGACTCGCCGGTGGTCCGCCGCCATATGCCGTTGCTCGCGCAGGCCGCGCCCCATGTCGCGCACCGCGCCATCCGCAATCGCGGCACGCTCGGCGGGTCCATCGCCTTTGCCGATCCCGCCGCGGAGTGGCCCACGTGCGCGGTCGCGCTCGACGCCCGCATCGTCGTGATCGGCCCGCAAGGCGAACGCAGGATTGCGGCGGCCGACTTCTTTGTCGATCTCTATACGACCGCCCTCGCCCCCGGCGAGATCATCACCGCATGCGAGTTCCCGACGCCGGCGCAGCCGCGACGGCATGTCTTCGATGAACTCACGCGCCGCCACGGCGACTACGCGATCGTCGGGCTGGCCGCGAGCGCGCATGTCGAGGATGACCGTCTGCACGATATGCGGCTGGTTTTCCTGGGCACGGGCAATATCCCGATGCGCGCGCGCGGCGCGGAAGCCGCGCTCGAAGGCAGCCCGCTCGACAATGGGGCGCTCGACAATGGGGCGCTCGATGCCGCGCGGCAGGCGCTGGCACAGGAGCTGAAGCCCGTCGCCGATCTCTATCACTCCCCCGAAGCCAAGCTGCATCTCGCGTCCGTGCTGATGCGCCGCCTGGCGCATCGCCTGCTCGGGCACGCATCCACACGGAGCACCCCATGAGCGAACCGGTCCGCATCAATGTTTGCGTCAACGGGCAGGAGCAGGAGCGGCACGTCGAGGCACGCATGCATCTGGTCGATTTTCTGCGCGACGACCTCGGCGTGCGCGCCGCGCGCGTCGGCTGCGAGCACGGCGTCTGCGGCGCCTGCACGGTGCGCCTCGACGGCGAGATCGTACGCGGCTGCCTCGTGCTGGCCGCGCAGGCGCACGGACATGAAGTGGAAACGATCGACTTCATCAGCGATCGCGGCGACATCCGCGAGCTGCAGCAGGCGTTCCACGCGCGCAATGCGCTGCAGTGCGGCTTCTGCACGACCGGCATGCTGCTGACCGCCGCCGCGCTGCTCGAAGAAAAGCCCGATGCCACGCGCGACGAGGTGCGCGAGTATATGTCCGGCAACTATTGCCGATGCACGGGGTATCAGTCGATCGTCGATGCGATCTGCGACGTTTTGCACCAGCGGCGACACGCCGCCGGGGATAGTGCGACTTCCATGGTGGCGCCGGCATGAACGACTTTTCCCGCAACGAACGCGATGCTGTCGCCGACGGCGTTGATATCCGGCAGCGCTATATCGGCGCCCCTGTCGCGCGCCCGAACGCCAGACGCCATCTGGAAGGGCGCGGCGTCTATACCGACGATGTCGTGCTGCCCCGCATGGCCCACGTCGTCTACCTGCGCAGCCCCATGGCCCACGCGCGGATCGTCCACGTGGACGCCGACGCGGCGCGCGCGATGCCGGGTGTCGTAGCCATCATCGACGGCGTGCAGATCGCGGCCATCTGCAAACCGTGGGTCGCCACGCTCGCTCATCTGACGGGTATGAAATCCGCGCCGCAATACCCGCTGGCCATCGACGAAACCTTCTGGCAGGGCGAAGCCGTGCTCGCGATCGTAGCGGAGACGC
This window encodes:
- a CDS encoding YaiI/YqxD family protein, which translates into the protein MQILVDADACPVVVKDMLYRAAQRAEVNLTLVANQYLRTPPSRFIKALQVPSGFDEADKRIVEMAETGDLVITADIPLAAAALEKGAQVLDPRGVWFSRENIQERLTMRDVMDQLRASGIDTGGPPPFSPQDGKAFAGQLDRFLAQQARR
- a CDS encoding (2Fe-2S)-binding protein; this translates as MSEPVRINVCVNGQEQERHVEARMHLVDFLRDDLGVRAARVGCEHGVCGACTVRLDGEIVRGCLVLAAQAHGHEVETIDFISDRGDIRELQQAFHARNALQCGFCTTGMLLTAAALLEEKPDATRDEVREYMSGNYCRCTGYQSIVDAICDVLHQRRHAAGDSATSMVAPA
- a CDS encoding FAD binding domain-containing protein; this translates as MKAPPFDFVRASSVPEVLSLLAQHGDDARILAGGQTLLATLNMRLSEPRLLVDINDLPGLSGISLQNGYVRIGALTRHGEIEDSPVVRRHMPLLAQAAPHVAHRAIRNRGTLGGSIAFADPAAEWPTCAVALDARIVVIGPQGERRIAAADFFVDLYTTALAPGEIITACEFPTPAQPRRHVFDELTRRHGDYAIVGLAASAHVEDDRLHDMRLVFLGTGNIPMRARGAEAALEGSPLDNGALDNGALDAARQALAQELKPVADLYHSPEAKLHLASVLMRRLAHRLLGHASTRSTP
- a CDS encoding CoxG family protein: MELAGEQIIHAPRQRVWAALNDPTILSRCIPGCEEVSQISDTETQARVQLKIGPVRARFGGRILMSDIDAPSRCRLTFEGAGGAAGFAKGSSTVELTDSGAHTSLRYAVEASVGGKLGQIGGRLIDSSAKKMADEFFTAFDIALRDDGAAANGSATFAPSPAASSSVVSTGRAKSGANPGARSGARSGALYGELQRAFWFLFGAAFTFAIMHWRT
- a CDS encoding TetR/AcrR family transcriptional regulator, with protein sequence MTTDDEKKVRRRLKPEERELQILQGAVKFFSERGLEGQTRDLAKEIGVTHPLLYHYFPTKQALIERVYEMVYLGRWNAEWEARFDDKGPGLQEKLTQFYLDYAKAILTPEWVRILVFSGLSDGYIPEKYLALLKEKLFPRIVRETRRHLGLSLRARPTERENELIWGMHGGIFYLGIRCWVYRQPGPEDWQQVIRDRVRAYVVAAEDLFGE